In one window of Arctopsyche grandis isolate Sample6627 chromosome 6, ASM5162203v2, whole genome shotgun sequence DNA:
- the LOC143913055 gene encoding uncharacterized protein LOC143913055 isoform X3, with translation MLGRLILTLCVAGALAQTREVRVAETCPEVDFVNATLLPHESDCTKFYYCEFGVPVEFDCPDGLEFNVNLKVCDWPHNAKCSAAGVTRPPKPTPPPGPGAPNCPAIDGVNATLLPHESDCTKFYYCEFGTPVVFDCPKGLHFNPELSVCDWPDKAGCESSKPPSTSCPLTGKPTLLSHESDCTKFYMCKNGQLSLHKCPEDNHFNEKLQRCHWEPNAECGGTVPTPKPTQSPPINPPVSCPAVDGVNATLLPHESDCSKFYYCEFGTPVEFDCPAGLHFNPTLSVCDWPNSAGCTTGGSTTTTQKTTSPSTEGTPSSTSNGETTPKGSCPAIDGVNATLLPHESDCSKFYYCVFGTPVEFDCPAGLHFNPTLSVCDWPNSAGCTTGGSTTTTQKTTSPSTEGTPSSTSNGETTPKGSCPAIDGVNATLLPHESDCSKFYYCEFGTPVEFDCPAGLHFNPTLSVCDWPNSAGCTTGGSTTTTQKTTSPSTEGTPSSTSNGETTPKGSCPAIDGVNATLLPHESDCSKFYYCVFGTPVEFDCPAGLHFNPTLSVCDWPNSAGCTTGGSTTTTQKTTSPSTEGTPSSTSNGETTPKGSCPAIDGVNATLLPHESDCSKFYYCVFGTPVEFDCPAGLHFNPTLSVCDWPNSAGCTTGGSTTTTQKTTSPSTEGTPSSTSNGETTPKGSCPAIDGVNATLLPHESDCSKFYYCEFGTPVEFDCPAGLHFNPTLSVCDWPNSAGCTTGGSTTTTQKTTSPSTEGTPSSTSNGETTPKGSCPAIDGVNATLLPHESDCSKFYYCVFGTPVEFDCPAGLHFNPTLSVCDWPNSAGCTTGGSTTTTQKTTSPSTEGTPSSTSNGETTPKGSCPAIDGVNATLLPHESDCSKFYYCVFGTPVEFDCPAGLHFNPTLSVCDWPNSAGCTTGGSTTTTQKTTSPSTEGTPSSTSNGETTPKGSCPAIDGVNATLLPHESDCSKFYYCEFGTPVEFDCPAGLHFNPTLSVCDWPNSAGCTTGGSTTTTQKTTSPSTEGTPSSTSNGETTPKGSCPAIDGVNATLLPHESDCSKFYYCVFGTPVEFDCPAGLHFNPTLSVCDWPNSAGCINDGPITTTQTPTTDELVDEICSNCDLNTRYWGDTKNCRKYWFCVSGKRQSALCPPGLLFDGKIKMCNLFSMVKC, from the exons ATGCTGG GACGACTGATATTGACGCTATGCGTCGCAGGAGCCTTGGCTCAAACCAGAGAAGTCCGAGTGGCTGAAACTTGTCCAGAAGTTGATTTTGTAAATGCAACCCTTCTACCCCACGAATCCGATTGCACCAAGTTCTACTATTGTGAATTTGGAGTGCCAGTTGAGTTCGACTGTCCTGACGGTCTGGAATTCAACGTGAACCTCAAG GTATGCGATTGGCCACACAATGCCAAATGTTCGGCAGCAGGTGTCACAAGACCGCCAAAACCAACTCCTCCACCGGGCCCTGGAGCACCAAATTGTCCAGCCATTGATGGTGTAAATGCAACACTTCTTCCTCACGAGTCAGACTGTACCAAATTCTACTACTGCGAATTTGGGACCCCTGTTGTTTTCGACTGTCCCAAAGGACTTCACTTCAATCCTGAACTGAGC GTGTGTGACTGGCCCGACAAAGCTGGTTGTGAATCTTCAAAGCCACCTTCAACATCTTGCCCCCTAACAGGAAAACCCACATTACTTTCTCACGAAAGTGATTGTACCAAATTCTATATGTGCAAAAACGGACAGTTATCTCTCCATAAGTGTCCTGAAGATAACCACTTCAATGAAAAACTCCAG agATGCCATTGGGAACCAAATGCTGAATGTGGAGGAACAGTACCAACACCAAAACCAACACAATCGCCTCCAATAAATCCACCAGTGTCCTGCCCAGCCGTAGATGGCGTAAATGCAACTCTTCTACCCCATGAATCCGATTGCAGCAAATTCTACTACTGCGAATTCGGAACACCAGTGGAATTCGATTGCCCAGCTGGACTTCACTTCAACCCAACTCTTAGC GTCTGCGATTGGCCCAATAGTGCGGGATGCACAACTGGTGGATCAACAACAACCACACAGAAAACGACGTCACCATCAACCGAAGGTACACCATCATCAACATCAAACGGAGAGACAACACCAAAAGGATCTTGTCCAGCTATAGATGGCGTAAATGCAACTCTTCTGCCCCACGAATCCGATTGCAGCAAATTCTACTACTGCGTATTCGGAACGCCAGTGGAATTCGATTGCCCAGCTGGACTTCACTTCAACCCAACTCTTAGC GTCTGCGATTGGCCCAATAGTGCGGGATGCACAACTGGTGGATCAACAACAACCACACAGAAAACGACGTCACCATCAACCGAAGGTACACCATCATCAACATCAAACGGAGAGACAACACCAAAAGGATCTTGTCCAGCTATAGATGGCGTAAATGCAACTCTTCTGCCCCACGAATCCGATTGCAGCAAATTCTACTACTGCGAATTCGGAACACCAGTGGAATTCGATTGCCCAGCTGGACTTCACTTCAACCCAACTCTTAGC GTCTGCGATTGGCCCAATAGTGCGGGATGCACAACTGGTGGATCAACAACAACCACACAGAAAACGACGTCACCATCAACCGAAGGTACACCATCATCAACATCAAACGGAGAGACAACACCAAAAGGATCTTGTCCAGCTATAGATGGCGTAAATGCAACTCTTCTGCCCCACGAATCCGATTGCAGCAAATTCTACTACTGCGTATTCGGAACGCCAGTGGAATTCGATTGCCCAGCTGGACTTCACTTCAACCCAACTCTTAGC GTCTGCGATTGGCCCAATAGTGCGGGATGCACAACTGGTGGATCAACAACAACCACACAGAAAACGACGTCACCATCAACCGAAGGTACACCATCATCAACATCAAACGGAGAGACAACACCAAAAGGATCTTGTCCAGCTATAGATGGCGTAAATGCAACTCTTCTGCCCCACGAATCCGATTGCAGCAAATTCTACTACTGCGTATTCGGAACGCCAGTGGAATTCGATTGCCCAGCTGGACTTCACTTCAACCCAACTCTTAGC GTCTGCGATTGGCCCAATAGTGCGGGATGCACAACTGGTGGATCAACAACAACCACACAGAAAACGACGTCACCATCAACCGAAGGTACACCATCATCAACATCAAACGGAGAGACAACACCAAAAGGATCTTGTCCAGCTATAGATGGCGTAAATGCAACTCTTCTGCCCCACGAATCCGATTGCAGCAAATTCTACTACTGCGAATTCGGAACACCAGTGGAATTCGATTGCCCAGCTGGACTTCACTTCAACCCAACTCTTAGC GTCTGCGATTGGCCCAATAGTGCGGGATGCACAACTGGTGGATCAACAACAACCACACAGAAAACGACGTCACCATCAACCGAAGGTACACCATCATCAACATCAAACGGAGAGACAACACCAAAAGGATCTTGTCCAGCTATAGATGGCGTAAATGCAACTCTTCTGCCCCACGAATCCGATTGCAGCAAATTCTACTACTGCGTATTCGGAACGCCAGTGGAATTCGATTGCCCAGCTGGACTTCACTTCAACCCAACTCTTAGC GTCTGCGATTGGCCCAATAGTGCGGGATGCACAACTGGTGGATCAACAACAACCACACAGAAAACGACGTCACCATCAACCGAAGGTACACCATCATCAACATCAAACGGAGAGACAACACCAAAAGGATCTTGTCCAGCTATAGATGGCGTAAATGCAACTCTTCTGCCCCACGAATCCGATTGCAGCAAATTCTACTACTGCGTATTCGGAACGCCAGTGGAATTCGATTGCCCAGCTGGACTTCACTTCAACCCAACTCTTAGC GTCTGCGATTGGCCCAATAGTGCGGGATGCACAACTGGTGGATCAACAACAACCACACAGAAAACGACGTCACCATCAACCGAAGGTACACCATCATCAACATCAAACGGAGAGACAACACCAAAAGGATCTTGTCCAGCTATAGATGGCGTAAATGCAACTCTTCTGCCCCACGAATCCGATTGCAGCAAATTCTACTACTGCGAATTCGGAACACCAGTGGAATTCGATTGCCCAGCTGGACTTCACTTCAACCCAACTCTTAGC GTCTGCGATTGGCCCAATAGTGCGGGATGCACAACTGGTGGATCAACAACAACCACACAGAAAACGACGTCACCATCAACCGAAGGTACACCATCATCAACATCAAACGGAGAGACAACACCAAAAGGATCTTGTCCAGCTATAGATGGCGTAAATGCAACTCTTCTGCCCCACGAATCCGATTGCAGCAAATTCTACTACTGCGTATTCGGAACGCCAGTGGAATTCGATTGCCCAGCTGGACTTCACTTCAACCCAACTCTTAGC GTCTGCGATTGGCCCAATAGTGCGGGATGTATTAATGATGGACCAATAACAACCACACAAACACCAACAACGGACGAGCTTGTGGATGAAATCTGTAGTAATTGCGATTTGAATACTAGATATTGGGGTGACACTAAGAATTGCAGAAAATACTGGTTCTGCGTCAGCGGCAAAAGACAGAGTGCTCTTTGTCCCCCAGGACTTCTTTTCGatggtaaaattaaaatgtgcaaCTTATTTTCAATGGTTAAATGTTAA
- the LOC143913055 gene encoding uncharacterized protein LOC143913055 isoform X2 produces the protein MLGRLILTLCVAGALAQTREVRVAETCPEVDFVNATLLPHESDCTKFYYCEFGVPVEFDCPDGLEFNVNLKVCDWPHNAKCSAAGVTRPPKPTPPPGPGAPNCPAIDGVNATLLPHESDCTKFYYCEFGTPVVFDCPKGLHFNPELSVCDWPDKAGCESSKPPSTSCPLTGKPTLLSHESDCTKFYMCKNGQLSLHKCPEDNHFNEKLQRCHWEPNAECGGTVPTPKPTQSPPINPPVSCPAVDGVNATLLPHESDCSKFYYCEFGTPVEFDCPAGLHFNPTLSVCDWPNSAGCTTGGSTTTTQKTTSPSTEGTPSSTSNGETTPKGSCPAIDGVNATLLPHESDCSKFYYCVFGTPVEFDCPAGLHFNPTLSVCDWPNSAGCTTGGSTTTTQKTTSPSTEGTPSSTSNGETTPKGSCPAIDGVNATLLPHESDCSKFYYCVFGTPVEFDCPAGLHFNPTLSVCDWPNSAGCTTGGSTTTTQKTTSPSTEGTPSSTSNGETTPKGSCPAIDGVNATLLPHESDCSKFYYCVFGTPVEFDCPAGLHFNPTLSVCDWPNSAGCTTGGSTTTTQKTTSPSTEGTPSSTSNGETTPKGSCPAIDGVNATLLPHESDCSKFYYCEFGTPVEFDCPAGLHFNPTLSVCDWPNSAGCTTGGSTTTTQKTTSPSTEGTPSSTSNGETTPKGSCPAIDGVNATLLPHESDCSKFYYCVFGTPVEFDCPAGLHFNPTLSVCDWPNSAGCTTGGSTTTTQKTTSPSTEGTPSSTSNGETTPKGSCPAIDGVNATLLPHESDCSKFYYCVFGTPVEFDCPAGLHFNPTLSVCDWPNSAGCTTGGSTTTTQKTTSPSTEGTPSSTSNGETTPKGSCPAIDGVNATLLPHESDCSKFYYCEFGTPVEFDCPAGLHFNPTLSVCDWPNSAGCTTGGSTTTTQKTTSPSTEGTPSSTSNGETTPKGSCPAIDGVNATLLPHESDCSKFYYCVFGTPVEFDCPAGLHFNPTLSVCDWPNSAGCTTGGSTTTTQKTTSPSTEGTPSSTSNGETTPKGSCPAIDGVNATLLPHESDCSKFYYCEFGTPVEFDCPAGLHFNPTLSVCDWPNSAGCINDGPITTTQTPTTDELVDEICSNCDLNTRYWGDTKNCRKYWFCVSGKRQSALCPPGLLFDGKIKMCNLFSMVKC, from the exons ATGCTGG GACGACTGATATTGACGCTATGCGTCGCAGGAGCCTTGGCTCAAACCAGAGAAGTCCGAGTGGCTGAAACTTGTCCAGAAGTTGATTTTGTAAATGCAACCCTTCTACCCCACGAATCCGATTGCACCAAGTTCTACTATTGTGAATTTGGAGTGCCAGTTGAGTTCGACTGTCCTGACGGTCTGGAATTCAACGTGAACCTCAAG GTATGCGATTGGCCACACAATGCCAAATGTTCGGCAGCAGGTGTCACAAGACCGCCAAAACCAACTCCTCCACCGGGCCCTGGAGCACCAAATTGTCCAGCCATTGATGGTGTAAATGCAACACTTCTTCCTCACGAGTCAGACTGTACCAAATTCTACTACTGCGAATTTGGGACCCCTGTTGTTTTCGACTGTCCCAAAGGACTTCACTTCAATCCTGAACTGAGC GTGTGTGACTGGCCCGACAAAGCTGGTTGTGAATCTTCAAAGCCACCTTCAACATCTTGCCCCCTAACAGGAAAACCCACATTACTTTCTCACGAAAGTGATTGTACCAAATTCTATATGTGCAAAAACGGACAGTTATCTCTCCATAAGTGTCCTGAAGATAACCACTTCAATGAAAAACTCCAG agATGCCATTGGGAACCAAATGCTGAATGTGGAGGAACAGTACCAACACCAAAACCAACACAATCGCCTCCAATAAATCCACCAGTGTCCTGCCCAGCCGTAGATGGCGTAAATGCAACTCTTCTACCCCATGAATCCGATTGCAGCAAATTCTACTACTGCGAATTCGGAACACCAGTGGAATTCGATTGCCCAGCTGGACTTCACTTCAACCCAACTCTTAGC GTCTGCGATTGGCCCAATAGTGCGGGATGCACAACTGGTGGATCAACAACAACCACACAGAAAACGACGTCACCATCAACCGAAGGTACACCATCATCAACATCAAACGGAGAGACAACACCAAAAGGATCTTGTCCAGCTATAGATGGCGTAAATGCAACTCTTCTGCCCCACGAATCCGATTGCAGCAAATTCTACTACTGCGTATTCGGAACGCCAGTGGAATTCGATTGCCCAGCTGGACTTCACTTCAACCCAACTCTTAGC GTCTGCGATTGGCCCAATAGTGCGGGATGCACAACTGGTGGATCAACAACAACCACACAGAAAACGACGTCACCATCAACCGAAGGTACACCATCATCAACATCAAACGGAGAGACAACACCAAAAGGATCTTGTCCAGCTATAGATGGCGTAAATGCAACTCTTCTGCCCCACGAATCCGATTGCAGCAAATTCTACTACTGCGTATTCGGAACGCCAGTGGAATTCGATTGCCCAGCTGGACTTCACTTCAACCCAACTCTTAGC GTCTGCGATTGGCCCAATAGTGCGGGATGCACAACTGGTGGATCAACAACAACCACACAGAAAACGACGTCACCATCAACCGAAGGTACACCATCATCAACATCAAACGGAGAGACAACACCAAAAGGATCTTGTCCAGCTATAGATGGCGTAAATGCAACTCTTCTGCCCCACGAATCCGATTGCAGCAAATTCTACTACTGCGTATTCGGAACGCCAGTGGAATTCGATTGCCCAGCTGGACTTCACTTCAACCCAACTCTTAGC GTCTGCGATTGGCCCAATAGTGCGGGATGCACAACTGGTGGATCAACAACAACCACACAGAAAACGACGTCACCATCAACCGAAGGTACACCATCATCAACATCAAACGGAGAGACAACACCAAAAGGATCTTGTCCAGCTATAGATGGCGTAAATGCAACTCTTCTGCCCCACGAATCCGATTGCAGCAAATTCTACTACTGCGAATTCGGAACACCAGTGGAATTCGATTGCCCAGCTGGACTTCACTTCAACCCAACTCTTAGC GTCTGCGATTGGCCCAATAGTGCGGGATGCACAACTGGTGGATCAACAACAACCACACAGAAAACGACGTCACCATCAACCGAAGGTACACCATCATCAACATCAAACGGAGAGACAACACCAAAAGGATCTTGTCCAGCTATAGATGGCGTAAATGCAACTCTTCTGCCCCACGAATCCGATTGCAGCAAATTCTACTACTGCGTATTCGGAACGCCAGTGGAATTCGATTGCCCAGCTGGACTTCACTTCAACCCAACTCTTAGC GTCTGCGATTGGCCCAATAGTGCGGGATGCACAACTGGTGGATCAACAACAACCACACAGAAAACGACGTCACCATCAACCGAAGGTACACCATCATCAACATCAAACGGAGAGACAACACCAAAAGGATCTTGTCCAGCTATAGATGGCGTAAATGCAACTCTTCTGCCCCACGAATCCGATTGCAGCAAATTCTACTACTGCGTATTCGGAACGCCAGTGGAATTCGATTGCCCAGCTGGACTTCACTTCAACCCAACTCTTAGC GTCTGCGATTGGCCCAATAGTGCGGGATGCACAACTGGTGGATCAACAACAACCACACAGAAAACGACGTCACCATCAACCGAAGGTACACCATCATCAACATCAAACGGAGAGACAACACCAAAAGGATCTTGTCCAGCTATAGATGGCGTAAATGCAACTCTTCTGCCCCACGAATCCGATTGCAGCAAATTCTACTACTGCGAATTCGGAACACCAGTGGAATTCGATTGCCCAGCTGGACTTCACTTCAACCCAACTCTTAGC GTCTGCGATTGGCCCAATAGTGCGGGATGCACAACTGGTGGATCAACAACAACCACACAGAAAACGACGTCACCATCAACCGAAGGTACACCATCATCAACATCAAACGGAGAGACAACACCAAAAGGATCTTGTCCAGCTATAGATGGCGTAAATGCAACTCTTCTGCCCCACGAATCCGATTGCAGCAAATTCTACTACTGCGTATTCGGAACGCCAGTGGAATTCGATTGCCCAGCTGGACTTCACTTCAACCCAACTCTTAGC GTCTGCGATTGGCCCAATAGTGCGGGATGCACAACTGGTGGATCAACAACAACCACACAGAAAACGACGTCACCATCAACCGAAGGTACACCATCATCAACATCAAACGGAGAGACAACACCAAAAGGATCTTGTCCAGCTATAGATGGCGTAAATGCAACTCTTCTGCCCCACGAATCCGATTGCAGCAAATTCTACTACTGCGAATTCGGAACACCAGTGGAATTCGATTGCCCAGCTGGACTTCACTTCAACCCAACTCTTAGC GTCTGCGATTGGCCCAATAGTGCGGGATGTATTAATGATGGACCAATAACAACCACACAAACACCAACAACGGACGAGCTTGTGGATGAAATCTGTAGTAATTGCGATTTGAATACTAGATATTGGGGTGACACTAAGAATTGCAGAAAATACTGGTTCTGCGTCAGCGGCAAAAGACAGAGTGCTCTTTGTCCCCCAGGACTTCTTTTCGatggtaaaattaaaatgtgcaaCTTATTTTCAATGGTTAAATGTTAA
- the LOC143913055 gene encoding uncharacterized protein LOC143913055 isoform X1: MLGRLILTLCVAGALAQTREVRVAETCPEVDFVNATLLPHESDCTKFYYCEFGVPVEFDCPDGLEFNVNLKVCDWPHNAKCSAAGVTRPPKPTPPPGPGAPNCPAIDGVNATLLPHESDCTKFYYCEFGTPVVFDCPKGLHFNPELSVCDWPDKAGCESSKPPSTSCPLTGKPTLLSHESDCTKFYMCKNGQLSLHKCPEDNHFNEKLQRCHWEPNAECGGTVPTPKPTQSPPINPPVSCPAVDGVNATLLPHESDCSKFYYCEFGTPVEFDCPAGLHFNPTLSVCDWPNSAGCTTGGSTTTTQKTTSPSTEGTPSSTSNGETTPKGSCPAIDGVNATLLPHESDCSKFYYCVFGTPVEFDCPAGLHFNPTLSVCDWPNSAGCTTGGSTTTTQKTTSPSTEGTPSSTSNGETTPKGSCPAIDGVNATLLPHESDCSKFYYCEFGTPVEFDCPAGLHFNPTLSVCDWPNSAGCTTGGSTTTTQKTTSPSTEGTPSSTSNGETTPKGSCPAIDGVNATLLPHESDCSKFYYCVFGTPVEFDCPAGLHFNPTLSVCDWPNSAGCTTGGSTTTTQKTTSPSTEGTPSSTSNGETTPKGSCPAIDGVNATLLPHESDCSKFYYCVFGTPVEFDCPAGLHFNPTLSVCDWPNSAGCTTGGSTTTTQKTTSPSTEGTPSSTSNGETTPKGSCPAIDGVNATLLPHESDCSKFYYCEFGTPVEFDCPAGLHFNPTLSVCDWPNSAGCTTGGSTTTTQKTTSPSTEGTPSSTSNGETTPKGSCPAIDGVNATLLPHESDCSKFYYCVFGTPVEFDCPAGLHFNPTLSVCDWPNSAGCTTGGSTTTTQKTTSPSTEGTPSSTSNGETTPKGSCPAIDGVNATLLPHESDCSKFYYCVFGTPVEFDCPAGLHFNPTLSVCDWPNSAGCTTGGSTTTTQKTTSPSTEGTPSSTSNGETTPKGSCPAIDGVNATLLPHESDCSKFYYCEFGTPVEFDCPAGLHFNPTLSVCDWPNSAGCTTGGSTTTTQKTTSPSTEGTPSSTSNGETTPKGSCPAIDGVNATLLPHESDCSKFYYCVFGTPVEFDCPAGLHFNPTLSVCDWPNSAGCTTGGSTTTTQKTTSPSTEGTPSSTSNGETTPKGSCPAIDGVNATLLPHESDCSKFYYCEFGTPVEFDCPAGLHFNPTLSVCDWPNSAGCINDGPITTTQTPTTDELVDEICSNCDLNTRYWGDTKNCRKYWFCVSGKRQSALCPPGLLFDGKIKMCNLFSMVKC, from the exons ATGCTGG GACGACTGATATTGACGCTATGCGTCGCAGGAGCCTTGGCTCAAACCAGAGAAGTCCGAGTGGCTGAAACTTGTCCAGAAGTTGATTTTGTAAATGCAACCCTTCTACCCCACGAATCCGATTGCACCAAGTTCTACTATTGTGAATTTGGAGTGCCAGTTGAGTTCGACTGTCCTGACGGTCTGGAATTCAACGTGAACCTCAAG GTATGCGATTGGCCACACAATGCCAAATGTTCGGCAGCAGGTGTCACAAGACCGCCAAAACCAACTCCTCCACCGGGCCCTGGAGCACCAAATTGTCCAGCCATTGATGGTGTAAATGCAACACTTCTTCCTCACGAGTCAGACTGTACCAAATTCTACTACTGCGAATTTGGGACCCCTGTTGTTTTCGACTGTCCCAAAGGACTTCACTTCAATCCTGAACTGAGC GTGTGTGACTGGCCCGACAAAGCTGGTTGTGAATCTTCAAAGCCACCTTCAACATCTTGCCCCCTAACAGGAAAACCCACATTACTTTCTCACGAAAGTGATTGTACCAAATTCTATATGTGCAAAAACGGACAGTTATCTCTCCATAAGTGTCCTGAAGATAACCACTTCAATGAAAAACTCCAG agATGCCATTGGGAACCAAATGCTGAATGTGGAGGAACAGTACCAACACCAAAACCAACACAATCGCCTCCAATAAATCCACCAGTGTCCTGCCCAGCCGTAGATGGCGTAAATGCAACTCTTCTACCCCATGAATCCGATTGCAGCAAATTCTACTACTGCGAATTCGGAACACCAGTGGAATTCGATTGCCCAGCTGGACTTCACTTCAACCCAACTCTTAGC GTCTGCGATTGGCCCAATAGTGCGGGATGCACAACTGGTGGATCAACAACAACCACACAGAAAACGACGTCACCATCAACCGAAGGTACACCATCATCAACATCAAACGGAGAGACAACACCAAAAGGATCTTGTCCAGCTATAGATGGCGTAAATGCAACTCTTCTGCCCCACGAATCCGATTGCAGCAAATTCTACTACTGCGTATTCGGAACGCCAGTGGAATTCGATTGCCCAGCTGGACTTCACTTCAACCCAACTCTTAGC GTCTGCGATTGGCCCAATAGTGCGGGATGCACAACTGGTGGATCAACAACAACCACACAGAAAACGACGTCACCATCAACCGAAGGTACACCATCATCAACATCAAACGGAGAGACAACACCAAAAGGATCTTGTCCAGCTATAGATGGCGTAAATGCAACTCTTCTGCCCCACGAATCCGATTGCAGCAAATTCTACTACTGCGAATTCGGAACACCAGTGGAATTCGATTGCCCAGCTGGACTTCACTTCAACCCAACTCTTAGC GTCTGCGATTGGCCCAATAGTGCGGGATGCACAACTGGTGGATCAACAACAACCACACAGAAAACGACGTCACCATCAACCGAAGGTACACCATCATCAACATCAAACGGAGAGACAACACCAAAAGGATCTTGTCCAGCTATAGATGGCGTAAATGCAACTCTTCTGCCCCACGAATCCGATTGCAGCAAATTCTACTACTGCGTATTCGGAACGCCAGTGGAATTCGATTGCCCAGCTGGACTTCACTTCAACCCAACTCTTAGC GTCTGCGATTGGCCCAATAGTGCGGGATGCACAACTGGTGGATCAACAACAACCACACAGAAAACGACGTCACCATCAACCGAAGGTACACCATCATCAACATCAAACGGAGAGACAACACCAAAAGGATCTTGTCCAGCTATAGATGGCGTAAATGCAACTCTTCTGCCCCACGAATCCGATTGCAGCAAATTCTACTACTGCGTATTCGGAACGCCAGTGGAATTCGATTGCCCAGCTGGACTTCACTTCAACCCAACTCTTAGC GTCTGCGATTGGCCCAATAGTGCGGGATGCACAACTGGTGGATCAACAACAACCACACAGAAAACGACGTCACCATCAACCGAAGGTACACCATCATCAACATCAAACGGAGAGACAACACCAAAAGGATCTTGTCCAGCTATAGATGGCGTAAATGCAACTCTTCTGCCCCACGAATCCGATTGCAGCAAATTCTACTACTGCGAATTCGGAACACCAGTGGAATTCGATTGCCCAGCTGGACTTCACTTCAACCCAACTCTTAGC GTCTGCGATTGGCCCAATAGTGCGGGATGCACAACTGGTGGATCAACAACAACCACACAGAAAACGACGTCACCATCAACCGAAGGTACACCATCATCAACATCAAACGGAGAGACAACACCAAAAGGATCTTGTCCAGCTATAGATGGCGTAAATGCAACTCTTCTGCCCCACGAATCCGATTGCAGCAAATTCTACTACTGCGTATTCGGAACGCCAGTGGAATTCGATTGCCCAGCTGGACTTCACTTCAACCCAACTCTTAGC GTCTGCGATTGGCCCAATAGTGCGGGATGCACAACTGGTGGATCAACAACAACCACACAGAAAACGACGTCACCATCAACCGAAGGTACACCATCATCAACATCAAACGGAGAGACAACACCAAAAGGATCTTGTCCAGCTATAGATGGCGTAAATGCAACTCTTCTGCCCCACGAATCCGATTGCAGCAAATTCTACTACTGCGTATTCGGAACGCCAGTGGAATTCGATTGCCCAGCTGGACTTCACTTCAACCCAACTCTTAGC GTCTGCGATTGGCCCAATAGTGCGGGATGCACAACTGGTGGATCAACAACAACCACACAGAAAACGACGTCACCATCAACCGAAGGTACACCATCATCAACATCAAACGGAGAGACAACACCAAAAGGATCTTGTCCAGCTATAGATGGCGTAAATGCAACTCTTCTGCCCCACGAATCCGATTGCAGCAAATTCTACTACTGCGAATTCGGAACACCAGTGGAATTCGATTGCCCAGCTGGACTTCACTTCAACCCAACTCTTAGC GTCTGCGATTGGCCCAATAGTGCGGGATGCACAACTGGTGGATCAACAACAACCACACAGAAAACGACGTCACCATCAACCGAAGGTACACCATCATCAACATCAAACGGAGAGACAACACCAAAAGGATCTTGTCCAGCTATAGATGGCGTAAATGCAACTCTTCTGCCCCACGAATCCGATTGCAGCAAATTCTACTACTGCGTATTCGGAACGCCAGTGGAATTCGATTGCCCAGCTGGACTTCACTTCAACCCAACTCTTAGC GTCTGCGATTGGCCCAATAGTGCGGGATGCACAACTGGTGGATCAACAACAACCACACAGAAAACGACGTCACCATCAACCGAAGGTACACCATCATCAACATCAAACGGAGAGACAACACCAAAAGGATCTTGTCCAGCTATAGATGGCGTAAATGCAACTCTTCTGCCCCACGAATCCGATTGCAGCAAATTCTACTACTGCGAATTCGGAACACCAGTGGAATTCGATTGCCCAGCTGGACTTCACTTCAACCCAACTCTTAGC GTCTGCGATTGGCCCAATAGTGCGGGATGTATTAATGATGGACCAATAACAACCACACAAACACCAACAACGGACGAGCTTGTGGATGAAATCTGTAGTAATTGCGATTTGAATACTAGATATTGGGGTGACACTAAGAATTGCAGAAAATACTGGTTCTGCGTCAGCGGCAAAAGACAGAGTGCTCTTTGTCCCCCAGGACTTCTTTTCGatggtaaaattaaaatgtgcaaCTTATTTTCAATGGTTAAATGTTAA